In Molothrus aeneus isolate 106 chromosome 4, BPBGC_Maene_1.0, whole genome shotgun sequence, the following are encoded in one genomic region:
- the LOC136555356 gene encoding 17-beta-hydroxysteroid dehydrogenase 13-like → MNLFLELLLFLATLLYSYLEAFVKLFVPVRRKSLAGELVLITGAGHGVGRATALEFAKRQSRLVLWDINKHGIEETAAECQKLGATVQTFMVDCSKREEIYSAADKVKKDIGDVTVLVNNVGVITAADFLSTQDHQIERMFEVNILGHMWTTRAFLPVMMNNNYGHIVTVASAAGHFVTPFMVAYCSSKFATVGFHKALTEELSVLGKDGIKTTCLCPVFINTGFVKNPTTRLGKILEIEEVVQALMEGIVTNQKMVFVPPQLNIALLSEMVFPERALNLLKKMTTPKFDAVIGQRSTQ, encoded by the exons ATGAATCTGTTTCTGGAGCTTCTCCTGTTCCTGGCCACGCTTCTCTATTCCTACCTGGAGGCTTTTGTGAAGCTGTTCGTGCCTGTGAGGAGAAAGTCTCTCGCCGGGGAGCTGGTGCTCATCACGGGCGCTGGCCATGGCGTCGGGCGAGCGACCGCCTTGGAGTTCGCCAAGCGCCAGAGCAGGCTGGTCCTGTGGGACATCAATAAG CACGGCATTGAGGAGACGGCAGCAGAATGCCAGAAGCTGGGAGCCACTGTTCAAACCTTCATGGTGGACTGCAGCAAACGGGAGGAGATCTACAGCGCTGCAGACAAG GTGAAGAAGGATATTGGAGATGTGACTGTCCTGGTGAACAATGTTGGTGTGATTACAGCTGCCGACTTTCTCTCGACTCAGGACCACCAGATAGAAAGGATGTTTGAAGTCAACATTCTGGGTCACATGTGG ACCACGAGAGCTTTCCTGCCAGTCATGATGAACAACAACTATGGGCACATTGTCACGGTGGCTTCAGCAGCAGGTCATTTTGTGACTCCTTTCATGGTGGCATATTG ctcaagCAAGTTTGCTACAGTTGGATTTCATAAAGCTCTGACAGAGGAGCTGTCTGTCCTTGGAAaggatggaataaaaacaacGTGCCTTTGTCCGGTTTTTATAAACACTGGATTTGTCAAAAACCCCACTACAAG GCTTGGAAAGATTTTGGAGATTGAAGAAGTTGTACAGGCTTTGATGGAAGGAATAGTGACCAACCAGAAAATGGTTTTTGTTCCACCACAGCTAAacattgctttgctttctgaaat GGTGTTTCCAGAACGTGCCCTGAACCTTCTGAAGAAGATGACCACTCCAAAGTTTGATGCAGTCATTGGGCAGAGAAGCACACAGTGA
- the LOC136555909 gene encoding estradiol 17-beta-dehydrogenase 11-like produces the protein MNLFLELLLFLATLLYSYLEAFVKLFVPVRRKSLAGELVLITGAGHGVGRATALEFAKRQSRLVLWDINKHGIEETAAECQKLGATVQTFVVDCSKREEIYSAADKVKKDIGDVTVLVNNVGVITAADFLSTQDHQIERMFEVNILGHMWTTRAFLPVMMNNNYGHIVTVASAAGHFVIPFMVAYCSSKFAAVGFHKALTEELSVLGKDGIKTTCLCPVFINTGFVKNPTTRLGKILEIEEVVQALMEGIVTNQKMVFVPSNQSIALLLERVFPERALNLLKKMAEVKFDAVIGQRSTQ, from the exons ATGAATCTGTTTCTGGAGCTTCTCCTGTTCCTGGCCACGCTTCTCTATTCCTACCTGGAGGCTTTTGTGAAGCTGTTCGTGCCTGTGAGGAGAAAGTCTCTCGCCGGGGAGCTGGTGCTCATCACGGGCGCTGGCCATGGCGTCGGGCGAGCGACCGCCTTGGAGTTCGCCAAGCGCCAGAGCAGGCTGGTCCTGTGGGACATCAATAAG CACGGCATTGAGGAGACGGCAGCAGAATGCCAGAAGCTGGGAGCCACTGTTCAAACCTTCGTGGTGGACTGCAGCAAACGGGAGGAGATCTACAGCGCTGCAGACAAG GTGAAGAAGGATATTGGAGATGTGACTGTCCTGGTGAACAATGTTGGTGTGATTACAGCTGCCGACTTTCTCTCGACTCAGGACCACCAGATAGAAAGGATGTTTGAAGTCAACATTCTGGGTCACATGTGG ACCACAAGAGCTTTCCTGCCAGTCATGATGAACAACAACTATGGGCACATTGTCACGGTGGCTTCAGCAGCAGGTCATTTTGTGATTCCTTTCATGGTGGCATATTG ctcaagCAAGTTTGCTGCAGTTGGATTTCATAAAGCTCTGACAGAGGAGCTGTCTGTCCTTGGAAaggatggaataaaaacaacGTGCCTTTGTCCGGTTTTTATAAACACTGGATTTGTCAAAAACCCCACTACAAG GCTTGGAAAGATTTTGGAGATTGAAGAAGTTGTACAGGCTTTGATGGAAGGAATAGTGACCAACCAGAAAATGGTTTTTGTTCCATCAAATCAGAGCATAGCTTTACTGCTTGAAAG GGTGTTCCCAGAACGTGCCCTGAACCTTCTGAAGAAGATGGCTGAAGTTAAGTTTGATGCAGTCATTGGGCAGAGAAGCACACAGTGA